A single window of Nocardia sp. NBC_01327 DNA harbors:
- the uvrA gene encoding excinuclease ABC subunit UvrA, with translation MADRLTVRGAREHNLKGVDIDLPRDSLIVFTGLSGSGKSSLAFDTIFAEGQRRYVESLSAYARQFLGQMDKPDVDFIEGLSPAVSIDQKSTNRNPRSTVGTITEVYDYLRLLFARAGTPHCPTCGHLIEKQSPQQIVDQVLAMEDGIKFQVLAPVVRTRKGEFVDLFESLHGQGYSRVRVDGVVYPLTEPPKLKKQEKHDVEVVVDRLAVKSSSKQRLTDSIETALRLADGIVVLDFVDRDEHAHDRERRFSEKLACPNGHPLDIEDLEPRSFSFNSPYGACPDCTGLGIRKEVDPDLVVPDAELSLGDGAIAPWSRGQTAEYFTRLLSGLAEALGFSMKTPWQDLPLKARKAVLEGSSEQVHVSYTNRYGRKRSYYADFEGVMPFLQRRMESTESEAMKDHYDGYMRDIPCPVCNGARLRPEILAVTLRAGEQDLSIADISELSIGGAADFLNSLTLDDRQAAIAAQVVKEVQARLGFLLDVGLEYLSLSRAAATLSGGEAQRIRLATQIGSGLVGVLYVLDEPSIGLHQRDNRRLIETLTRLKNLGNTLIVVEHDEDTIHASDWVVDIGPLAGEHGGRVVYSGPYPGLLTNKESLTGAYLSGRMTIEMPLLRRPVDKKKQLTVVGATEHNLRNVEVNFPLGVLTAVTGVSGSGKSTLVNDILATVLANKLNGARQVPGRHTRINGLDHLDKLVQVDQSPIGRTPRSNAATYTGVFDKIRTLFAATTEAKVRGYQPGRFSFNVKGGRCEACSGDGTLKIEMNFLPDVYVPCEVCHGARYNRETLEVHYKGKTIAEVLDMPIEEASEFFEPISSIHRYLATLVDVGLGYVRLGQPAPTLSGGEAQRVKLAAELQKRSTGRTVYILDEPTTGLHFEDIRKLLKVINGLVDKGNSVIVIEHNLDVIKTSDWVIDMGPEGGSGGGTVIAEGTPEDIAAVPESYTGQFLQTVLDAQPAAPAKAIAAKKTPAKKAAAKATADKSPAQSTGTPAKKTAAQKKPPADAAAKKAAAARRKAAALR, from the coding sequence GTGGCGGATCGCCTGACGGTGCGCGGAGCGCGAGAGCACAACCTCAAAGGGGTCGATATCGACCTACCTCGCGACAGCCTCATCGTATTCACCGGGTTGTCCGGGTCCGGTAAGTCCTCGCTGGCGTTCGACACCATTTTCGCCGAGGGACAGCGCCGGTATGTCGAGTCGCTGTCGGCGTACGCCCGGCAGTTCCTCGGGCAGATGGACAAGCCGGATGTGGACTTCATCGAGGGACTCTCGCCCGCGGTCTCGATCGACCAGAAGTCGACCAACCGCAATCCGCGGTCCACGGTCGGCACGATTACCGAGGTCTACGACTATCTGCGCCTGCTCTTCGCGCGCGCGGGCACGCCGCACTGCCCGACCTGTGGCCATCTCATCGAGAAGCAGTCGCCGCAGCAGATCGTGGACCAGGTGCTGGCCATGGAGGACGGCATCAAATTCCAGGTGCTCGCCCCCGTGGTGCGCACCCGCAAGGGCGAATTCGTCGATCTCTTCGAATCGCTACACGGGCAGGGCTACTCCCGGGTCCGGGTCGACGGCGTGGTGTATCCGCTCACCGAGCCGCCGAAGCTGAAGAAGCAGGAGAAGCACGATGTCGAGGTGGTCGTCGACCGTCTCGCCGTGAAGTCCAGTTCCAAACAGCGCCTGACCGATTCGATCGAGACGGCGCTGCGCCTGGCCGACGGCATCGTGGTGCTCGATTTCGTGGATCGTGATGAGCACGCGCACGATCGGGAGCGCCGCTTCTCCGAGAAGCTGGCCTGCCCGAACGGTCACCCCCTCGATATCGAGGATCTGGAACCGCGCTCGTTCTCCTTCAACTCGCCCTACGGCGCGTGCCCGGACTGCACCGGCCTCGGCATCCGCAAGGAGGTCGATCCGGATCTTGTTGTGCCCGATGCGGAGTTGAGCCTGGGTGACGGCGCCATCGCGCCGTGGTCGCGCGGGCAGACCGCCGAATACTTCACCCGGCTGCTGTCGGGTCTGGCCGAGGCGCTCGGCTTCTCCATGAAGACACCCTGGCAGGACCTGCCGCTCAAGGCGCGAAAGGCCGTGCTGGAGGGCAGTTCCGAGCAGGTGCACGTCTCCTATACCAACCGGTACGGCCGGAAGCGTTCGTACTACGCCGATTTCGAGGGTGTGATGCCGTTCCTGCAGCGGCGCATGGAGAGCACCGAATCGGAGGCGATGAAGGACCACTACGACGGGTACATGCGCGATATTCCGTGCCCGGTGTGCAACGGCGCGCGACTGCGGCCGGAGATTCTCGCGGTCACGCTGCGGGCGGGGGAGCAGGATCTGTCCATTGCGGACATCTCCGAGTTGTCCATCGGCGGGGCGGCCGACTTCCTGAACTCGCTGACCCTGGACGACCGGCAGGCCGCGATTGCCGCGCAGGTGGTCAAGGAGGTGCAGGCGCGCCTGGGCTTCCTGCTCGATGTGGGTCTGGAGTATCTGTCGCTCTCGCGGGCGGCGGCCACGCTCTCCGGTGGTGAGGCACAGCGCATCCGCCTCGCGACGCAGATCGGTTCCGGTCTGGTCGGCGTGCTGTACGTGCTGGACGAACCGTCGATCGGCCTGCACCAGCGCGATAATCGCCGCCTGATCGAAACCCTCACGCGGCTCAAGAATCTCGGCAATACCCTGATCGTGGTCGAGCACGACGAGGACACCATTCACGCCTCGGACTGGGTGGTCGATATCGGCCCGCTGGCCGGTGAGCACGGTGGCCGCGTGGTGTACTCCGGGCCGTATCCGGGGCTGCTGACGAACAAGGAATCCCTGACCGGCGCATACCTTTCCGGGCGGATGACTATCGAGATGCCGCTGCTGCGGCGGCCGGTGGACAAGAAGAAGCAGCTCACCGTGGTCGGCGCCACCGAGCACAATCTGCGCAATGTCGAGGTGAACTTCCCGCTCGGCGTGCTCACCGCGGTCACCGGTGTGTCCGGCTCGGGTAAGTCGACGCTGGTCAACGATATTCTCGCGACGGTGCTGGCCAATAAGCTGAACGGGGCGCGGCAGGTGCCGGGCCGGCACACCCGCATCAACGGCCTCGACCATCTGGACAAGCTGGTGCAGGTCGATCAATCGCCGATCGGCCGTACCCCGCGCTCGAACGCCGCCACCTACACCGGCGTCTTCGACAAGATCCGGACGTTGTTCGCCGCGACCACCGAGGCCAAGGTGCGCGGTTATCAGCCGGGCCGGTTCTCCTTCAATGTGAAGGGCGGCCGCTGCGAAGCCTGCTCGGGCGACGGCACTTTGAAGATCGAGATGAACTTCCTGCCGGATGTGTACGTCCCGTGCGAGGTCTGCCACGGCGCGCGCTACAACCGGGAGACCCTCGAGGTCCACTACAAGGGCAAGACCATTGCCGAGGTGCTCGATATGCCCATCGAGGAGGCGTCGGAGTTCTTCGAGCCGATCTCCTCGATCCACCGCTATCTGGCGACCCTGGTCGATGTCGGCCTCGGTTACGTCCGCCTGGGCCAGCCCGCGCCGACCCTGTCGGGCGGTGAGGCCCAGCGCGTGAAACTGGCTGCGGAACTGCAGAAGCGCTCCACCGGCCGCACCGTCTACATTCTCGACGAGCCGACCACCGGCCTGCACTTCGAGGACATCCGCAAACTCCTCAAGGTCATCAACGGCCTCGTCGACAAGGGCAACTCCGTCATCGTCATCGAGCACAATCTGGATGTCATCAAGACCTCCGACTGGGTGATCGATATGGGCCCCGAGGGCGGCTCCGGCGGTGGCACCGTCATTGCCGAGGGCACCCCGGAAGATATTGCGGCCGTACCGGAGAGCTACACCGGCCAGTTCCTGCAAACGGTCCTGGACGCCCAGCCCGCCGCCCCGGCCAAGGCGATCGCCGCCAAAAAGACTCCGGCCAAAAAGGCAGCCGCCAAGGCCACCGCCGACAAGTCGCCCGCACAGAGCACCGGCACCCCCGCGAAAAAGACCGCCGCCCAAAAGAAGCCCCCGGCAGACGCCGCCGCCAAGAAAGCGGCAGCAGCCCGCCGCAAGGCAGCCGCCCTCCGCTGA
- a CDS encoding sigma 54 modulation/S30EA ribosomal C-terminal domain-containing protein — translation MGAYDVWTSGIDPDFVVTTRGPVPPAEVTRVVRSLGRILRRHGVEGPVRARLHWPDSDEGTTLAQISIRTLGKALRVQVAGPGRFATTFALERLDLRLGCSPEEVSRPWPDPARPSLAMVSGPRPIVRRKDCRLQVATAEAAARTLDAMDYDAHLYIDAETGADAVACWSGQLGVRPLRQHRDPVPALHEDDAAARLCMGGVPYLFFIDPDTRRGRLLYRRFDGDLTLVTAAGTEDRPRERGLQPRAIVVPCVRRHAPEQSARDASLSFTDRLVLD, via the coding sequence ATGGGCGCGTATGACGTGTGGACGAGTGGGATCGATCCGGACTTCGTGGTGACCACGCGCGGACCGGTACCGCCGGCGGAGGTGACCCGCGTGGTGCGCAGCCTCGGCAGAATCCTGCGCCGCCACGGGGTGGAAGGGCCGGTGCGGGCACGCCTGCACTGGCCCGACTCCGATGAGGGGACCACCCTCGCCCAGATCTCGATCCGGACGCTGGGGAAGGCGCTCCGGGTACAGGTCGCCGGGCCAGGTCGTTTTGCCACCACTTTCGCGCTAGAGCGCCTGGACCTGCGGCTGGGCTGCTCGCCGGAGGAGGTGTCGCGACCATGGCCGGACCCGGCTCGCCCGAGTCTGGCCATGGTCAGCGGCCCGCGACCGATCGTGCGGCGCAAGGACTGTCGATTACAGGTGGCCACCGCCGAGGCCGCGGCCCGGACCCTGGACGCCATGGATTACGACGCGCACCTCTATATCGATGCCGAGACCGGCGCCGATGCGGTGGCGTGCTGGAGCGGGCAGCTCGGAGTGCGGCCGCTGCGTCAGCACCGCGACCCGGTTCCGGCGCTGCACGAGGACGACGCCGCGGCGCGGCTGTGCATGGGCGGCGTGCCGTACCTGTTCTTCATCGATCCCGACACCCGCCGTGGACGGCTGCTCTACCGCCGCTTCGACGGCGACCTGACCCTGGTCACCGCCGCCGGCACCGAGGATCGCCCCCGTGAGCGCGGGCTACAGCCGCGCGCGATCGTGGTGCCGTGTGTGCGCCGCCACGCACCGGAACAATCGGCCCGGGACGCGTCGTTGTCGTTCACGGACCGTCTCGTTCTGGATTGA
- a CDS encoding sensor histidine kinase, translating to MHDAPRTGPYSVRDTLSQLRLRELLTEVKDRVEQIIDARDRIDGLVEAMLAVTSGLDLDQTLRTIVRAATSLVDARYGALGVRGHDQQLVQFIHHGIDDRTRVLIGALPEGHGLLGLVNGEPIRLDDLARHPASIGFPPHHPPMRSFLGVPVRIRGELFGNLYLAEKSGGHPFTEDDEVLMQALAAAAGIAVDNARLYESARTRQAWIEATRDIATEFLADTDPAKVLAHVVEHARELTGSQRALLAVVADPDTPPEDVTELAVAQWSGPGDDPESATVRACDTAVGQALTARSPLRFDDARQVDLGAALPDIGPALVLPLHTPDSILGVLITVRSAESAPYPDELVELIAAFTDQAALAMQLAVAQRRMRELDILTDRDRIARDLHDHVIQRLFAIGLSLQGTVPRTRVPEVRQRLNNTISDLQDVVEEIRTSIFDLHGGDGHSTRLRQRIERAIKQQTAATEIRALLHVTGPLSVVEPALADHAEAVVREAVSNAVRHSGADTITIDIGVADDLTIVVADNGCGIAEGITPSGLTNLRHRAEQSGGRLAVYPRRDESDTEVKETGTKLHWSVPLH from the coding sequence ATGCACGATGCACCCCGCACCGGGCCCTACTCGGTGCGCGACACGCTGTCGCAGTTGCGATTACGTGAATTGCTCACCGAGGTCAAGGACCGCGTCGAGCAGATCATCGACGCCCGCGACCGCATCGACGGACTGGTCGAGGCCATGCTCGCCGTCACCTCCGGCCTCGATCTGGACCAGACGCTGCGCACCATCGTGCGCGCCGCCACCAGCCTGGTCGACGCCCGCTACGGGGCGCTCGGCGTGCGCGGCCACGATCAGCAACTCGTCCAATTCATCCATCACGGCATCGACGACCGGACCCGCGTGCTCATCGGCGCGCTGCCCGAGGGCCACGGCCTGCTCGGGCTGGTGAACGGCGAGCCGATCCGGCTCGATGATCTTGCGCGCCATCCCGCTTCGATCGGATTCCCGCCACACCATCCGCCCATGCGCAGCTTCCTCGGTGTGCCGGTGCGCATTCGCGGTGAGCTGTTCGGAAACCTGTACCTGGCCGAGAAATCCGGCGGGCACCCCTTCACCGAGGACGACGAGGTGCTCATGCAGGCGCTCGCGGCGGCGGCCGGTATCGCCGTCGACAATGCGCGACTGTACGAATCGGCCCGCACCCGGCAAGCCTGGATCGAGGCCACCCGCGATATCGCCACCGAATTCCTCGCCGATACCGATCCGGCCAAGGTGCTGGCCCATGTGGTCGAGCACGCCCGCGAGCTGACCGGGTCCCAGCGCGCCCTGCTCGCGGTGGTCGCCGATCCGGATACACCGCCCGAGGACGTCACCGAACTGGCGGTGGCGCAGTGGTCCGGGCCCGGCGACGATCCGGAGAGCGCGACCGTCCGAGCCTGCGACACCGCCGTCGGGCAGGCCCTGACCGCCCGCAGCCCGCTGCGCTTCGACGATGCGCGCCAGGTCGATCTGGGCGCGGCCCTCCCCGATATCGGGCCCGCACTGGTCCTGCCGCTGCACACGCCCGATTCCATACTGGGCGTGCTGATCACGGTGCGCTCCGCCGAATCCGCGCCGTACCCGGACGAATTGGTGGAGTTGATCGCCGCCTTCACCGATCAGGCCGCGCTGGCAATGCAATTGGCGGTGGCGCAGCGGCGCATGCGCGAACTGGACATCCTCACCGATCGCGATCGCATTGCCCGCGATCTGCACGACCACGTCATCCAGCGGCTCTTCGCCATCGGCCTGTCACTGCAGGGCACGGTGCCGCGCACCCGCGTTCCCGAAGTGCGGCAACGACTCAACAACACCATCAGCGATCTGCAGGATGTGGTGGAGGAGATCCGCACCTCCATCTTCGATCTGCACGGCGGCGACGGGCACAGCACCCGGCTGCGCCAGCGCATCGAACGCGCCATCAAACAGCAGACCGCCGCCACCGAGATCCGGGCGCTGCTGCATGTGACCGGACCGCTGTCGGTGGTCGAGCCCGCGCTCGCCGATCATGCCGAAGCCGTTGTGCGCGAAGCGGTCAGCAATGCGGTGCGGCATTCCGGCGCGGACACCATCACCATCGATATCGGGGTGGCCGATGATCTGACCATCGTGGTCGCCGACAATGGCTGCGGTATCGCGGAGGGCATCACGCCCAGCGGGCTCACCAATCTCCGCCATCGCGCCGAACAGTCCGGCGGCCGGCTCGCCGTCTATCCGCGCCGCGACGAGTCCGATACCGAGGTCAAGGAGACCGGCACCAAACTGCACTGGTCCGTGCCCCTGCACTGA
- a CDS encoding beta-ketoacyl synthase N-terminal-like domain-containing protein encodes MPGTTPIPHTAEQHQDHMTIAGIGAVTGYGWGRETLWEGLLSGKPAARLHSGYGPERDRQGWVARVPEGGDPDVGPSRYVRAVQESVREAVADATARGWRPGHTVGLLHAIVLGNVYEWRDFYVEDHGHRRARDYLRLLPSTPISNLMQEFGFHGPAMNVTSACSSANAGLLTAQLWLAQGFADDVVVVATDLSGTPDMVEHFEALGAAVIDVDPLTACRPFQTGSRGFSWGEASTAFVVTREADRPYAAILGGAMTNDGYHVISVEPSHEQIFECVRRALASADVRPEEIAYLNAHGSGTQQCDDAETALLSQLFGNRPLVCATKPLTGHCQAASAGVEVASIALGYERGLLVSAPIVAPAHARLVDGVMAGGDGLTVKTALGMGGNNSALVLGPVN; translated from the coding sequence ATGCCTGGCACCACCCCTATCCCGCACACCGCGGAACAGCACCAAGATCATATGACCATTGCCGGAATCGGTGCCGTCACCGGGTACGGCTGGGGTCGAGAAACCCTCTGGGAGGGTTTGCTGAGTGGTAAGCCCGCAGCCCGGCTCCATTCAGGGTACGGCCCCGAACGCGATAGGCAGGGATGGGTTGCCCGCGTGCCGGAAGGTGGCGATCCCGATGTCGGCCCGAGCCGGTATGTCCGGGCTGTCCAGGAATCGGTGCGCGAGGCCGTCGCGGATGCGACCGCGCGCGGCTGGCGGCCCGGTCACACCGTGGGTCTGCTGCACGCCATCGTGCTCGGCAATGTGTACGAGTGGCGCGATTTCTACGTGGAGGATCACGGCCACCGCCGCGCCCGCGATTATCTGCGACTACTGCCGTCCACGCCGATTTCGAACCTGATGCAGGAGTTCGGCTTTCACGGGCCGGCCATGAACGTCACCTCGGCCTGCTCCTCGGCCAATGCCGGGCTGCTCACCGCTCAGCTGTGGCTGGCACAGGGTTTCGCCGACGATGTGGTGGTCGTCGCCACCGATCTGTCCGGAACGCCCGATATGGTGGAACACTTCGAGGCCCTGGGTGCGGCCGTCATCGATGTCGACCCCCTGACGGCGTGCCGCCCGTTCCAGACCGGCAGCCGCGGATTCAGCTGGGGCGAGGCCTCCACGGCGTTCGTGGTCACCCGCGAGGCCGACCGCCCGTACGCGGCGATCCTGGGCGGGGCCATGACCAATGACGGTTATCACGTGATCTCGGTGGAACCCTCGCACGAGCAGATCTTCGAATGTGTGCGCCGCGCCCTCGCCAGTGCCGATGTGCGGCCCGAGGAGATCGCGTACCTCAATGCGCACGGCTCCGGCACCCAGCAGTGCGACGATGCCGAAACCGCGCTGCTGTCCCAGCTTTTCGGCAATCGCCCGCTGGTCTGCGCGACCAAACCGCTGACCGGGCACTGCCAGGCGGCGTCGGCGGGCGTCGAGGTGGCCTCGATCGCGCTCGGTTACGAACGCGGCCTGCTGGTGTCGGCGCCGATTGTCGCGCCCGCGCATGCGCGCCTGGTGGACGGTGTGATGGCGGGCGGCGACGGACTGACTGTGAAGACCGCACTGGGTATGGGCGGCAACAACTCCGCGCTGGTGCTCGGCCCGGTGAACTGA
- a CDS encoding diguanylate cyclase domain-containing protein: protein MLEVVGNDRANTPTDAEQLAQRYRTLVEHSPDGVVVHERGTIVYANPAMLRLLGAQSVDDVVGAPVADFVEARDIPGMLERIRRLTIAGTASEPAELALVRCDGSTLDAETVSVLTAWQNRLAYQVVVHDLTPQRRAEAAQARAEQFFTTVVSQLEEGVVVIDREGHIESANPAARRIFGYDADDLIGTRLDDLPLCLLDANAQPMPPTWTPVIRTLATGETVTRFVFGVDRPDGQRRWLSASSRLLNPEDPNSPAVSSFNDITEFRASRRQLEYQATHDPLTGLANRALVLSRLAGALGTSEDLPVSTVLFIDLDGFKIINDTLGHAIGDTVLQIVAQRLQRGLRSDDIVGRIGGDEFLVLLSGRTLGEDLEALVTRLRQTMAEPIIARGHRIQVNASIGITPLHAGDARTPEAVLHDADIAMYRAKPPGHRDNTLTRRSDSTHAS from the coding sequence GTGCTTGAGGTGGTTGGTAACGATCGGGCAAATACCCCGACCGATGCCGAGCAGCTGGCCCAGCGGTACCGCACGCTGGTGGAGCACAGCCCCGACGGGGTCGTGGTCCACGAACGCGGCACCATCGTGTACGCCAATCCGGCCATGCTGCGGTTGCTCGGCGCACAATCCGTCGACGATGTCGTCGGGGCGCCCGTCGCCGACTTCGTCGAGGCACGCGATATTCCCGGCATGCTGGAGCGCATCCGGCGCCTCACCATCGCCGGAACCGCTTCGGAGCCCGCCGAATTGGCGCTGGTGCGCTGCGACGGCAGCACCTTGGACGCGGAGACGGTATCGGTGCTCACCGCGTGGCAGAACCGGCTCGCCTATCAGGTGGTGGTGCACGATCTGACCCCGCAGCGCCGCGCCGAGGCCGCGCAGGCGCGCGCCGAGCAGTTCTTCACCACCGTGGTCTCCCAATTGGAGGAGGGGGTGGTGGTCATCGACCGGGAGGGGCATATCGAATCGGCGAATCCGGCGGCGCGCCGCATATTCGGTTACGACGCGGACGATCTGATCGGCACTCGCCTGGACGATCTCCCGCTGTGCCTGCTCGATGCCAACGCACAGCCGATGCCGCCGACCTGGACGCCGGTCATCCGTACCCTCGCCACCGGAGAGACGGTGACGCGCTTCGTCTTCGGGGTGGATCGGCCCGATGGGCAGCGGCGCTGGCTCTCGGCCAGCAGCCGGCTGCTGAATCCGGAGGACCCCAACTCCCCCGCGGTGTCCTCGTTCAACGACATCACCGAATTCCGGGCCAGCCGAAGGCAATTGGAGTACCAGGCCACCCATGATCCGCTGACCGGGCTGGCCAATCGGGCGCTTGTGCTGTCGCGCCTGGCGGGCGCGCTGGGCACCAGTGAGGATCTGCCGGTCTCCACGGTGCTGTTCATCGACCTGGACGGTTTCAAGATCATCAATGACACGCTCGGGCATGCCATCGGCGATACGGTCCTGCAGATCGTGGCGCAGCGGCTGCAGCGCGGCCTGCGCTCCGACGACATCGTGGGACGCATCGGCGGTGACGAATTCCTGGTGCTGCTGTCCGGGCGCACCCTGGGCGAGGATCTGGAAGCTCTGGTCACCCGGCTGCGCCAGACCATGGCCGAACCGATCATCGCGCGCGGGCATCGCATACAGGTCAATGCCAGCATCGGCATCACGCCCCTGCACGCGGGCGACGCACGCACGCCCGAAGCCGTCCTGCACGATGCCGATATCGCCATGTATCGCGCGAAACCGCCCGGGCATCGCGACAACACGCTGACCCGCCGCAGCGACAGCACGCACGCGTCGTGA
- a CDS encoding HelD family protein, translating into MSASPSEATKTAAELEREQQHLTLLYERLDGMREYAQRRLRTVLLETGGTPQARSERESFTQLYSEDLSKYDAAEHGLCFGRIDLAESDEADGASSTGSASANGSAASNGNGSSNGNGAAADASGNSAGGEGEKRYIGRIGILDETDDYETLLLDWRAPMARPFYLATTAAPDGVTRRRHIRTRNRKVTSVNDEYLDLGAARRDGVISGDGGVGSESALLAALNAARTGHMNDIVETIQHEQDAIIRSEHKSVLVVQGGPGTGKTAVALHRAAYLLYTYRKQLDKAGVLIIGPNSTFLDYIGQVLPSLGETGVLLSTVGNLYPGVQATLEDSLRAGQLKGSLDMLEVLKRAVRDWQEIPKDPVRLHFDGRELNLDRRVVTKARGRARSSRRPHNLARPIFAAGVVDALTDQLAELIGADPLGGRNLLSQADLTEIRDEMRADADIQRAIAALWPLLTPQDVLGGLWADPKRLANAANQLSPADRAELQRTDSGEFSDADAPLLDELAELLGIDDSEERERSRRRWRAQLAEAQDALDILTGSAPQDLEDDLDPELLMAYDLIDAGQLAERQQVRTSQTTAERAAGDRTWTYGHVIVDEAQELSEMAWRMVMRRIPNRWITAVGDVAQTGDPAGASSWQQVLEPYVAKRWKLTELTVNYRTPAEIMAVAADVLAEIDPGASIPRSIRDSGFQPTAYRVPATELAAEVGRLVAAEAEHPGTTAVIVPHDTAAKLAHLADDSARVLTVHEVKGLEFDAVILVEPQQILDESPRGMNDLYVALTRSTQRLSVAHSEDLPEVLHRLR; encoded by the coding sequence GTGTCCGCGTCACCGTCCGAAGCCACCAAGACGGCGGCGGAGCTGGAGCGTGAACAGCAGCACCTGACACTGCTCTACGAGCGGCTCGACGGGATGCGCGAATACGCGCAACGCCGACTGCGCACCGTCCTGCTGGAGACCGGCGGCACGCCGCAGGCCCGGAGTGAACGGGAATCGTTCACCCAGCTCTACTCCGAAGACCTATCCAAGTACGACGCCGCCGAACACGGGCTGTGCTTCGGGCGCATCGACCTGGCCGAGAGCGATGAGGCGGACGGCGCCTCGTCCACCGGCAGCGCCTCCGCCAACGGCAGCGCCGCATCCAACGGCAATGGGTCCTCCAACGGCAACGGCGCTGCGGCCGATGCTTCCGGCAACAGCGCCGGCGGCGAAGGCGAGAAGCGCTATATCGGCCGCATCGGCATTCTCGACGAGACCGACGACTACGAGACACTGCTGCTGGATTGGCGTGCGCCCATGGCGCGCCCGTTCTATCTGGCCACCACCGCCGCCCCCGACGGCGTCACGCGGCGGCGGCATATTCGCACCCGCAATCGCAAGGTCACCTCGGTCAATGACGAGTACCTCGATCTCGGGGCGGCCCGTCGCGACGGTGTGATCAGCGGCGACGGCGGTGTGGGCAGTGAGAGCGCGCTGCTGGCCGCGCTCAATGCCGCACGCACCGGGCATATGAACGACATCGTCGAAACCATTCAGCACGAACAGGATGCGATCATCCGCTCCGAGCACAAGAGCGTGCTCGTGGTGCAGGGTGGTCCCGGCACCGGTAAGACCGCGGTCGCGCTGCACCGTGCCGCCTACCTGCTGTACACCTACCGCAAGCAGCTGGACAAGGCCGGTGTGCTCATCATCGGCCCGAACTCCACCTTCCTCGACTACATCGGGCAGGTGCTGCCCTCGCTGGGTGAGACCGGCGTGCTGCTGTCCACCGTCGGCAATCTGTATCCCGGAGTACAAGCCACACTGGAGGATTCGCTGCGCGCCGGACAGCTCAAGGGTTCGCTCGACATGCTCGAGGTGCTCAAGCGGGCGGTGCGGGACTGGCAGGAGATTCCGAAGGATCCGGTGCGGCTGCACTTCGACGGGCGCGAATTGAACCTGGACCGCCGGGTGGTCACCAAGGCGCGCGGCCGTGCCCGCTCCTCGCGGCGGCCGCACAACCTGGCCCGGCCCATTTTCGCCGCCGGTGTGGTGGACGCGCTCACCGATCAGCTCGCCGAGCTCATCGGCGCCGACCCGCTCGGCGGGCGAAACCTGTTGAGCCAGGCCGATCTCACCGAGATCCGCGACGAGATGCGCGCCGACGCCGATATCCAGCGCGCCATCGCGGCGCTGTGGCCGCTGCTCACACCGCAGGATGTGCTGGGCGGACTGTGGGCCGACCCCAAGCGCCTGGCCAATGCCGCGAATCAGCTCAGCCCGGCCGACCGCGCCGAGCTGCAGCGCACCGACAGTGGCGAATTCAGCGATGCCGACGCCCCGCTGCTGGACGAGCTGGCCGAACTGCTCGGCATCGACGACAGCGAGGAGCGCGAGCGCTCCCGCCGCCGCTGGCGTGCCCAGCTGGCCGAGGCCCAGGACGCCCTCGACATCCTCACCGGCTCCGCGCCGCAGGACCTCGAGGACGATCTCGATCCCGAACTGCTCATGGCCTACGACCTCATCGACGCCGGCCAGCTCGCCGAGCGCCAGCAGGTGCGCACCAGCCAGACCACCGCCGAACGCGCCGCCGGGGACCGCACCTGGACCTACGGGCACGTCATCGTGGATGAGGCGCAGGAGCTTTCGGAGATGGCCTGGCGAATGGTCATGCGCCGCATTCCGAATCGCTGGATCACCGCCGTCGGCGATGTCGCCCAGACCGGTGATCCGGCCGGTGCGTCCTCCTGGCAGCAGGTGCTCGAGCCCTATGTCGCCAAGCGCTGGAAGCTCACCGAGCTGACGGTCAACTACCGCACGCCCGCCGAGATCATGGCGGTCGCCGCCGATGTGCTGGCCGAGATCGATCCGGGCGCCTCCATCCCCCGCTCGATTCGCGACTCAGGCTTCCAGCCCACCGCCTACCGTGTGCCCGCCACCGAACTCGCCGCCGAGGTGGGGCGGCTGGTGGCCGCCGAGGCCGAGCATCCGGGGACCACCGCCGTCATCGTGCCGCACGATACGGCCGCGAAACTGGCGCACCTGGCCGATGATTCGGCCCGCGTGCTGACCGTGCACGAGGTCAAGGGCCTGGAGTTCGACGCGGTCATCCTCGTCGAACCCCAGCAGATCCTCGACGAATCCCCGCGCGGGATGAACGACCTGTACGTGGCGCTGACCCGCTCCACGCAGCGACTCTCGGTGGCGCACAGCGAAGACCTCCCGGAGGTCCTGCACCGGCTGCGGTGA